The following coding sequences are from one Prochlorococcus marinus XMU1412 window:
- the mfd gene encoding transcription-repair coupling factor, protein MSLNTLVDYISNSQITSELIKRISKNNELNIVGSSRYAKSIILDGIAKKEKKNILLICPNEEIAYKWIGYFESINDKAVLYYPPTEHLPYASINKSKEIEFTQLTVLSKLLNEEKKELNIVISTERSLQPHLINKNLLIENKLELQKGIQIEIQELANKLTLLGYTKDNATSTEGFWSRRGEIIDIYPVNNEFPIRLEFFDNVIEKIREYDPHTQKTLESINNIEIIQAGFDLLIKDKLNNLSKNSIFNSEDINNNNNLDRYLGIIEKEPSNIIDFINSETILVIDELEDCKKFANNWYLDSESNFDSCAYELNENLKNNDINLEAKPNLHLKFDAILNSLEKFNLIKFYEFESKVNNDNKFLLNDKRLNSYSKNIGKLSNDINKNIKNNEKVWILSAQPLRTRTLLFEHECNTNFLKNPNDIDEAFKSINSSTPMILKNKNNYEIEGFYLPIWKVVLITDKELFSQQSLFNNVFIRRKKRSVNSNINVNKISPGDFIVHKNHGIGKFLKIEKINITGDARDYLVIQYQDGKISVSADQLGSVNRYRSSGKIKPKINKLGGTEWERIKDKNKKQIKKVAVDILKLYAKREKLKGYIYPEDGPWQDELEESFPYQPTPDQITAVEEIKSDMESDKPMDRLVCGDVGFGKTEVAVRAIFKAITSGKQVILLAPTTILAQQHWRTINNRFSPYPIKVSLLNRFKTVSERKEIYAGLKNNKIDLVVATHQILGKEIETKNLGLLVIDEEQRFGVKQKEKIKKIKTNIDVLTLSATPIPRTLYMSLSGLRQMSLLNTPPPSRRSIKTYLSEIDMDVIRTAINQELDRGGQIFYVLPRISDIDQAVNKLKNMFPSLKFIVAHGQMNETDLENAMIAFNNGEVDLMICTTIIESGLDIPKVNTIIIEDSHKFGLSQLYQLRGRVGRSGVQAHAWLFYPNINKINDAAKQRLKAIKDFSELGSGYQLAMKDMEIRGVGSLLGEEQSGKVNAIGYDLYIEMLHEAISEISGQEIPEVNDTQIDLPINAFIPATWILNREEKLEAYKSATECSNNDELTELATDWVNRYGNLPKPVESLIMIMRLKLLAKKCGFNKIKLKKPNIVIETKLKNSTFKILKNSLASSVQNKFIFNEGEQLSIITIRGLGATEIQNQIDQLMLWFLSFEKEIKNFDKELLKRE, encoded by the coding sequence ATGAGTTTAAATACCTTAGTTGATTATATTTCTAACTCACAAATTACTTCTGAATTAATAAAAAGAATATCAAAAAATAATGAATTAAATATTGTTGGTTCAAGTAGATATGCAAAATCAATAATCTTAGATGGCATCGCAAAAAAAGAGAAAAAAAATATATTATTAATTTGTCCTAATGAAGAAATTGCCTACAAATGGATTGGTTATTTTGAAAGTATAAATGATAAAGCAGTTTTATATTATCCACCAACGGAACATCTACCATATGCATCAATTAATAAATCCAAAGAGATTGAATTTACTCAGCTTACTGTTTTATCTAAATTATTAAATGAAGAGAAAAAAGAACTAAATATTGTTATATCAACAGAGAGATCACTACAACCTCATCTAATTAATAAAAACTTATTAATTGAAAACAAGTTAGAATTGCAAAAAGGGATTCAAATCGAGATTCAAGAATTAGCAAATAAACTTACTTTATTGGGTTATACGAAGGATAATGCAACTTCAACAGAAGGTTTCTGGAGTAGGAGAGGAGAAATAATAGATATTTATCCTGTAAATAATGAGTTTCCTATAAGATTAGAATTTTTTGATAATGTAATTGAGAAAATAAGAGAATATGATCCCCATACACAGAAAACATTAGAAAGTATCAATAATATTGAAATAATACAGGCTGGATTTGATTTGCTAATAAAAGATAAGTTAAATAATTTATCTAAGAACAGTATTTTTAATTCAGAAGATATAAATAATAATAATAATCTTGATCGTTATTTAGGAATAATTGAAAAAGAACCCTCAAATATAATAGATTTTATAAATAGTGAAACAATTCTTGTAATTGATGAATTAGAAGATTGTAAAAAATTTGCAAATAATTGGTATCTAGATTCAGAAAGTAATTTTGATAGTTGTGCGTATGAATTAAATGAGAACCTTAAAAATAATGACATTAATTTAGAGGCTAAACCTAATTTGCATTTAAAGTTTGATGCAATATTAAATTCACTAGAAAAGTTTAATTTAATAAAATTTTATGAATTTGAATCTAAAGTCAATAATGATAATAAGTTTTTGTTAAACGATAAAAGATTAAATTCATACTCTAAAAATATAGGAAAATTATCTAATGATATAAATAAAAATATAAAAAATAATGAAAAAGTATGGATATTATCAGCACAGCCATTGAGAACTAGGACTTTACTTTTTGAGCACGAATGTAATACAAACTTTTTAAAAAATCCTAATGATATTGATGAAGCATTTAAGTCAATTAATAGTTCAACTCCTATGATTTTAAAAAATAAGAACAATTATGAAATCGAGGGTTTTTATCTCCCGATATGGAAAGTTGTCCTCATAACAGATAAAGAATTATTTTCACAACAATCTCTTTTTAATAATGTATTCATAAGAAGAAAAAAAAGAAGTGTCAATTCAAATATAAATGTAAATAAGATTAGTCCTGGTGATTTTATAGTTCATAAAAATCATGGAATAGGAAAATTTTTGAAAATAGAAAAAATAAATATAACTGGAGATGCAAGAGATTATTTAGTCATTCAGTATCAGGATGGGAAGATAAGTGTTTCAGCTGATCAACTTGGTAGTGTTAACAGATATAGATCAAGCGGAAAAATAAAGCCAAAAATAAATAAATTAGGAGGGACAGAATGGGAAAGAATAAAAGATAAAAATAAGAAACAAATCAAAAAAGTTGCTGTAGATATTTTAAAACTTTATGCAAAGAGAGAAAAATTAAAGGGGTACATTTACCCAGAAGATGGTCCTTGGCAAGATGAATTAGAGGAATCATTCCCTTATCAACCAACACCTGATCAGATTACTGCTGTAGAAGAAATAAAATCTGATATGGAAAGCGATAAGCCAATGGACAGGCTAGTTTGTGGAGATGTAGGATTTGGCAAAACAGAAGTCGCTGTTAGGGCTATTTTTAAGGCTATTACATCAGGCAAACAGGTAATATTACTAGCACCCACAACGATCCTTGCACAGCAACATTGGAGAACAATAAACAATAGATTTTCACCTTACCCAATAAAAGTATCATTACTCAATAGATTCAAAACCGTTAGTGAAAGAAAAGAAATCTATGCAGGTTTGAAAAATAATAAAATTGACTTAGTTGTAGCAACACACCAAATATTAGGAAAAGAGATAGAAACCAAAAACCTAGGATTACTTGTTATTGATGAAGAACAAAGATTTGGAGTAAAGCAAAAGGAGAAAATTAAAAAAATCAAAACCAACATAGACGTTTTAACTCTCTCGGCAACTCCAATTCCAAGAACACTTTATATGAGCTTATCTGGCCTAAGACAAATGAGTTTACTAAATACTCCTCCTCCATCAAGAAGATCAATAAAAACATATTTATCTGAAATAGATATGGATGTTATAAGAACTGCAATTAATCAAGAACTTGATAGGGGAGGTCAAATTTTTTATGTTCTTCCAAGAATTTCTGATATTGATCAAGCTGTAAACAAATTAAAAAATATGTTTCCCAGCTTAAAATTTATTGTTGCACATGGACAAATGAACGAAACAGATCTTGAGAATGCAATGATTGCTTTTAATAATGGAGAAGTAGATTTAATGATATGCACAACGATAATTGAAAGTGGATTAGACATCCCTAAAGTTAATACAATCATTATTGAAGATTCTCACAAATTTGGCCTTTCACAACTTTATCAACTTAGAGGAAGAGTTGGTAGAAGCGGTGTACAAGCACATGCTTGGCTATTTTATCCAAATATAAATAAAATCAATGACGCAGCAAAACAAAGATTGAAAGCGATAAAAGACTTTTCAGAACTAGGAAGTGGATACCAACTTGCAATGAAAGATATGGAAATAAGAGGTGTTGGCAGCTTACTAGGAGAAGAACAAAGTGGAAAGGTTAATGCTATTGGATATGATTTATATATAGAAATGCTCCATGAGGCTATTTCAGAAATAAGTGGGCAAGAAATACCCGAGGTTAACGACACTCAAATTGATCTGCCTATAAATGCATTCATACCTGCAACATGGATATTAAACAGAGAAGAGAAGCTTGAGGCTTACAAATCTGCTACTGAATGTTCAAATAATGATGAATTAACTGAATTAGCTACGGACTGGGTGAATAGATATGGAAATTTGCCCAAACCTGTTGAGTCCTTAATTATGATAATGAGACTAAAATTACTAGCTAAAAAATGTGGTTTTAATAAGATAAAGCTAAAAAAGCCAAACATCGTGATAGAGACAAAATTAAAAAATTCTACTTTTAAAATTCTTAAAAATTCATTGGCAAGTAGTGTTCAAAATAAATTTATTTTTAATGAAGGCGAACAATTATCCATCATTACTATAAGGGGTTTAGGTGCAACTGAAATTCAAAATCAAATTGATCAACTAATGTTATGGTTCCTGTCTTTTGAAAAAGAAATAAAGAATTTCGATAAAGAACTTTTGAAAAGAGAATAA